A genome region from Flavobacterium sp. CFS9 includes the following:
- the uvrA gene encoding excinuclease ABC subunit UvrA encodes MLEKDNTIEVLGARVHNLKNIDISIPREKLVVITGLSGSGKSSLAFDTIYAEGQRRYVETFSAYARQFLGGLERPDVDKIDGLSPVIAIEQKTTSKSPRSTVGTITEIYDFLRLLYARGADAYSYNTGEKMVSYSDEQIKDLIIQDFSGKRINILAPVIKARKGHYAELFQQITKQGFLKVRVNGEVQDLVSGMKLDRYKTHDIEIVVDRMLIENTEDNQKRLSQSINTAMHHGENVLMILDQDTNEVRYFSRNLMCPTTGISYQNPEPNLFSFNSPKGACPHCNGLGTVHEINVKKIIPNPKLSIKAGGFAPLGEYKSSWIFKQLEVIGEKYGFKITDPIEKISEEAMNTILHGGKEKFTVNSKDLGVTRDYKIDFEGISHFIKNQYDESASTTIKRWAKDFMDEVNCPVCEGSRLKKEALFFKINEKNITDLCDMDISDLTTWFLDLHTHLTDKQLLIASEVVKEIKDRLNFLTNVGLNYLALSRSSKSLSGGEAQRIRLATQIGSQLVGVLYILDEPSIGLHQRDNEKLIQSLEQLRDIGNSVIVVEHDKDMIETADYVIDIGPKAGKYGGEIISIGTPKETLKSNTITAQYLNGKMKLDIPKERRKGNGKSLKLTGATGNNLKNVSIELPLGQLICVTGVSGSGKSTLINETLYPILNAYYFNGVKKPQPYKKIEGLEHIDKVIDIDQSPIGRTPRSNPATYTEVFTEIRNLFTMTSESMIRGYKAGRFSFNVKGGRCETCEGSGVRTIEMNFLPDVYVECETCQGKRFNRETLEIRYKGKSISDVLNMTVDEAVPFFENIPKIYRKVKTIQDVGLGYITLGHQSTTLSGGEAQRIKLAGELSKKDTGNTFYILDEPTTGLHFEDIRVLMDVINKLVDKGNTILVIEHNMDVIKLADYIIDIGPEGGKGGGQLVAKGTPEEVAKSKKSYTAKFLKKELE; translated from the coding sequence ATGTTAGAAAAAGACAATACTATTGAAGTTCTTGGTGCAAGAGTTCATAATCTAAAAAATATAGACATTTCAATTCCGCGTGAAAAACTGGTAGTTATTACCGGACTATCAGGCTCGGGAAAATCATCTTTGGCATTTGATACTATCTATGCCGAAGGACAGCGTCGTTATGTAGAAACTTTTTCGGCTTATGCCAGACAGTTCCTGGGAGGCCTGGAGCGTCCCGATGTAGATAAAATCGACGGACTTTCACCCGTAATTGCAATTGAACAAAAAACAACCAGTAAAAGTCCGCGTTCAACTGTTGGAACTATTACCGAAATCTACGATTTTCTGAGGCTTCTTTATGCCAGAGGTGCTGATGCGTACAGCTACAATACGGGAGAAAAAATGGTTTCTTATTCTGATGAGCAAATCAAAGATTTGATTATTCAGGATTTTAGTGGAAAACGCATCAATATCCTAGCTCCGGTTATTAAAGCCAGAAAAGGTCATTATGCCGAATTATTCCAGCAAATTACCAAACAAGGTTTTCTAAAAGTACGTGTAAATGGTGAAGTTCAGGACTTAGTTTCCGGAATGAAACTAGACCGTTACAAAACGCACGACATTGAAATTGTAGTCGACAGAATGCTGATCGAAAACACCGAAGACAACCAAAAACGTCTGTCTCAAAGCATCAATACAGCCATGCATCACGGCGAAAATGTTTTGATGATTTTGGATCAGGACACCAATGAGGTACGTTATTTCAGTAGAAATCTGATGTGTCCTACGACTGGTATATCCTATCAAAATCCGGAACCTAACTTATTCTCATTTAACTCCCCAAAGGGAGCTTGTCCGCATTGTAATGGTTTAGGAACGGTACATGAAATCAATGTCAAAAAAATTATTCCAAATCCGAAATTATCTATTAAAGCCGGAGGTTTTGCTCCGCTTGGAGAATACAAATCTTCGTGGATATTTAAACAATTAGAAGTAATTGGTGAAAAATACGGCTTTAAAATAACGGATCCTATTGAGAAAATTTCAGAAGAAGCCATGAATACAATTCTACATGGCGGAAAAGAGAAATTCACTGTAAACTCTAAAGACCTTGGCGTAACCCGCGATTATAAAATAGATTTTGAGGGAATTTCCCATTTCATCAAAAATCAATACGACGAAAGTGCCTCCACCACGATCAAACGCTGGGCAAAAGATTTCATGGACGAAGTTAATTGTCCGGTTTGTGAAGGCTCCCGTTTGAAGAAAGAAGCTCTGTTTTTCAAGATTAATGAAAAAAATATCACTGATTTGTGTGATATGGATATTTCTGATTTAACGACCTGGTTTCTGGATTTACACACTCATCTGACTGACAAACAACTTTTGATTGCTTCGGAGGTCGTTAAAGAAATCAAGGATCGTTTAAACTTCCTGACGAATGTTGGTTTGAATTATCTGGCTTTAAGCCGAAGTTCAAAATCCCTTTCGGGAGGTGAAGCGCAGCGTATTCGTCTGGCGACTCAAATTGGATCACAATTGGTTGGCGTTTTGTATATTCTGGATGAACCTAGTATTGGTTTACATCAGAGAGACAATGAAAAATTGATTCAATCATTAGAACAGTTACGTGATATCGGAAACTCGGTTATTGTGGTTGAACATGATAAAGACATGATCGAAACTGCCGATTATGTAATTGACATTGGCCCAAAAGCGGGTAAATATGGCGGTGAAATCATCAGTATTGGAACTCCGAAAGAAACACTAAAATCCAATACTATTACGGCTCAATATCTGAACGGTAAAATGAAACTCGATATTCCAAAGGAACGTCGCAAAGGAAACGGAAAATCGCTTAAACTAACCGGAGCAACAGGAAACAACTTAAAAAATGTTTCTATCGAATTGCCTTTAGGACAATTGATTTGTGTTACGGGAGTTTCAGGCAGTGGAAAATCGACTCTGATTAACGAGACACTCTATCCTATTTTAAACGCTTACTATTTTAATGGTGTTAAAAAGCCGCAACCGTATAAAAAAATTGAGGGATTAGAACATATCGACAAAGTAATTGATATCGACCAAAGTCCGATTGGAAGAACTCCACGTTCGAATCCGGCTACCTATACAGAAGTTTTCACAGAGATCAGAAACCTGTTTACCATGACTTCCGAAAGTATGATTCGCGGTTATAAAGCAGGACGTTTTAGTTTTAATGTAAAAGGCGGACGTTGCGAAACCTGTGAAGGATCTGGTGTAAGAACCATCGAAATGAACTTCTTACCGGATGTTTACGTAGAATGCGAAACCTGCCAGGGCAAGCGTTTCAACAGAGAAACACTTGAAATTCGATACAAAGGAAAATCAATTTCAGATGTTTTGAACATGACTGTTGATGAGGCAGTTCCGTTTTTCGAAAACATTCCTAAAATCTACAGGAAAGTAAAAACGATTCAGGATGTTGGATTAGGATATATTACGCTCGGACACCAAAGTACAACCCTGTCAGGTGGTGAAGCACAACGTATCAAACTGGCTGGAGAATTATCAAAAAAAGACACCGGAAACACTTTTTATATCCTGGACGAACCTACTACGGGATTACATTTCGAAGACATACGTGTTTTGATGGATGTGATCAACAAATTGGTTGATAAAGGAAACACCATTTTGGTAATCGAACACAATATGGACGTCATTAAACTAGCCGATTATATTATCGACATCGGCCCTGAAGGAGGAAAAGGCGGTGGACAGCTCGTTGCCAAAGGTACTCCGGAAGAAGTTGCCAAAAGCAAAAAAAGCTATACCGCAAAGTTCTTGAAAAAGGAATTAGAATAA
- a CDS encoding TIGR00730 family Rossman fold protein: protein MRLEDFDNDEDKVIQDRLKQKTWNEIRTNDSWAIFKIMAEFVNGYESMGRIGPCVSIFGSARTKPEDKYYLLAEKIAYKISKAGYGVITGGGPGIMEAGNKGAHLGGGTSVGLNIELPFEQHFNPYIDHDKNLNFDYFFVRKVMFVKYSQGFVVMPGGFGTLDEMFEAITLIQTKKIGKFPIILVGVEFWSGLIEWVKTVLVEKMHTVSPEDLNLFKIVDTEDEVVDVLDKFYKKYDLSPNF, encoded by the coding sequence ATGAGATTAGAAGATTTTGATAATGATGAGGATAAAGTAATTCAGGACCGTTTAAAACAAAAAACGTGGAATGAAATCAGAACGAATGACAGCTGGGCGATTTTTAAAATCATGGCTGAATTTGTAAACGGTTACGAAAGCATGGGACGTATTGGTCCATGTGTATCGATTTTCGGTTCGGCAAGAACAAAACCAGAAGACAAATACTATTTATTAGCTGAGAAAATTGCTTATAAAATCAGTAAAGCGGGTTACGGCGTAATCACAGGAGGTGGACCAGGAATCATGGAGGCTGGAAACAAAGGAGCTCACTTAGGAGGCGGAACTTCGGTTGGATTAAACATCGAATTGCCTTTTGAGCAACATTTCAATCCTTATATTGACCACGATAAAAACCTGAATTTCGATTATTTCTTTGTGAGAAAAGTAATGTTCGTTAAATATTCGCAAGGTTTTGTGGTAATGCCGGGAGGTTTCGGAACTCTTGACGAAATGTTTGAAGCGATCACTTTGATTCAAACTAAAAAAATTGGAAAATTCCCTATTATATTAGTTGGAGTTGAATTCTGGTCAGGATTGATCGAATGGGTTAAAACAGTACTGGTAGAAAAAATGCACACGGTTAGCCCTGAAGATTTGAACTTATTTAAAATAGTAGACACTGAAGACGAAGTAGTTGATGTATTGGATAAATTCTACAAAAAATACGATTTAAGTCCAAATTTCTAA